A genomic segment from Stenotrophomonas maltophilia encodes:
- a CDS encoding pilus assembly protein PilM — protein sequence MGLIPKSQSPLVGVDISSTAVKLLQLSRSGNRFRVEHYAVEPLPPNAVVEKNIVEVEAVGEAIRRAMNRSGSKAKLAAAAVAGSAVITKVIPMPADLDENDMEAQIELEAVNYIPYPIEEVNLDFEVIGSIPNNPEMVQVLLAASRSENVELRQSALELGGLQAKVMDVEAFAVENAYALVASELPVSIDGVVALVDIGATMTTLNVLRGGRSLYSREQVFGGKQLTDEIMRRYGLSYEEAGLAKRQGGLPESYEMEVLEPFKEATVQQISRLLQFFYAGSEFNRVDHIVLAGGCAVLGGLPEMVEEQLGVPTVVANPLAQMTLGPKVNAHALAQDAPALMIATGLALRSFD from the coding sequence GTGGGGCTCATCCCAAAAAGTCAGTCGCCGCTTGTTGGCGTCGACATCAGTTCGACTGCGGTAAAGCTTTTGCAGCTGTCCCGCAGCGGCAATCGTTTCCGCGTGGAACATTACGCTGTGGAACCTCTTCCGCCGAATGCGGTGGTGGAGAAGAACATCGTTGAAGTGGAGGCCGTGGGTGAGGCCATCCGCCGGGCGATGAACCGTTCAGGCAGCAAGGCCAAACTGGCCGCTGCCGCCGTCGCGGGGTCGGCGGTGATCACCAAGGTGATCCCGATGCCGGCCGATCTCGACGAAAACGACATGGAAGCCCAGATCGAGCTGGAAGCGGTCAACTACATTCCGTATCCGATCGAGGAAGTGAACCTGGACTTCGAGGTGATCGGGTCGATCCCGAACAACCCGGAGATGGTCCAGGTGCTGCTGGCCGCGTCGCGTTCGGAGAATGTCGAACTTCGCCAGTCCGCACTGGAACTCGGTGGCCTGCAGGCCAAGGTGATGGACGTGGAGGCCTTCGCGGTCGAGAACGCCTACGCTCTGGTCGCCAGCGAGCTGCCGGTGTCCATCGACGGCGTGGTTGCGCTGGTCGACATCGGCGCCACCATGACCACCCTCAATGTCCTGCGCGGCGGCCGTAGCCTCTACAGCCGCGAGCAGGTGTTCGGTGGCAAGCAGCTGACCGACGAGATCATGCGCCGCTATGGCCTGAGCTACGAGGAAGCCGGGCTGGCCAAGCGCCAGGGCGGCCTGCCGGAAAGCTACGAGATGGAAGTGCTGGAGCCGTTCAAGGAAGCCACGGTCCAGCAGATCAGCCGCCTGCTGCAGTTCTTCTATGCGGGCAGCGAATTCAACCGCGTCGATCACATCGTGCTGGCCGGCGGTTGCGCCGTGTTGGGTGGCCTGCCGGAGATGGTCGAGGAACAGCTGGGTGTGCCAACCGTGGTCGCCAACCCGCTGGCGCAGATGACCCTGGGGCCGAAGGTGAACGCGCATGCGTTGGCCCAGGATGCCCCCGCGCTGATGATCGCGACCGGTCTGGCGCTGAGGAGCTTTGACTGA
- a CDS encoding pilus assembly protein PilP has protein sequence MRAQTVRGAMVLAVLLLAGCGRGVTSTPGDAPNLEKWVEGERARPAQPLEPLPVMQQFETFEYSAQGMRDPFTDAWTNPQQGNGGLRPDPNRRKEPLEGFPLDALDMVGTIGTGAGTVALVMGPDKVTYRVRPGGYLGQSDGRVTAVFEDRVELIELVPDGAGGWLERPATLSLEDQ, from the coding sequence ATGCGCGCGCAGACCGTACGTGGTGCGATGGTGCTGGCTGTACTGCTGCTGGCCGGTTGCGGCCGTGGCGTGACCAGCACGCCCGGCGACGCACCGAATCTTGAGAAGTGGGTGGAAGGCGAGCGTGCGCGACCGGCGCAACCGCTGGAGCCGCTGCCGGTGATGCAGCAGTTCGAGACCTTTGAATACTCCGCGCAGGGCATGCGCGATCCGTTCACCGATGCCTGGACCAATCCGCAGCAGGGGAACGGCGGATTGCGACCGGACCCGAACCGACGCAAGGAGCCGCTGGAAGGCTTCCCGCTGGATGCGCTGGACATGGTCGGCACCATCGGCACCGGTGCAGGCACCGTGGCGCTGGTGATGGGGCCGGACAAGGTCACCTACCGGGTTCGCCCGGGCGGTTACCTGGGGCAGAGCGACGGGCGGGTCACGGCGGTCTTCGAAGACCGCGTGGAGCTGATCGAACTGGTGCCGGATGGCGCGGGTGGCTGGCTGGAACGGCCGGCAACGCTCTCGCTTGAAGATCAATGA
- a CDS encoding PilN domain-containing protein, which produces MARINLLPWRAERRKQRQREFYAMLGMAAVGGLLLSLMIWFYYDRQVSGQMDRNAYLEAEIEKVKEQNKEIDRLDAQKERLLARKKVIEELQAKRSQMVHLFDALVRTIPDGVVLTALKQEGDVLTLEGRTQSNARVSAYMRNLETSGWMTNPELSIIEARDPEKDKDGKAGPLADIKALPYVFVVKVKLPAQSEEVSATPGLNADGSVATAAPAPVAPLAAGPDAATPAAPAAGPPPAPAAPAAAPSAAPAKPNQPAAPAAAPAPAPAPKPEGSRLAQPPQAFNALLQGDRA; this is translated from the coding sequence ATGGCACGCATCAATCTATTGCCCTGGCGCGCCGAGCGGCGCAAGCAACGCCAGCGCGAGTTCTACGCAATGCTGGGCATGGCCGCCGTCGGTGGCCTGCTGTTGTCGCTGATGATCTGGTTCTATTACGACCGCCAGGTGAGCGGCCAGATGGACCGCAACGCCTATCTGGAAGCCGAGATCGAAAAGGTCAAGGAACAGAACAAGGAGATTGATCGTCTCGACGCGCAGAAGGAACGACTGCTGGCCCGCAAGAAGGTGATCGAGGAACTGCAGGCCAAGCGCTCGCAGATGGTCCACCTGTTCGACGCGCTGGTGCGCACCATTCCCGACGGCGTGGTGCTGACCGCGCTGAAGCAGGAAGGGGATGTGCTGACGCTGGAAGGCCGCACCCAGTCCAACGCCCGCGTTTCGGCCTACATGCGCAACCTGGAGACCTCCGGCTGGATGACCAACCCGGAGCTGTCGATCATCGAAGCGCGTGACCCGGAGAAGGACAAGGACGGCAAGGCCGGCCCGCTGGCCGACATCAAGGCGCTGCCCTACGTGTTCGTGGTCAAGGTGAAGCTGCCGGCACAGAGCGAAGAGGTTTCGGCGACGCCGGGCCTGAACGCCGATGGCTCGGTGGCGACGGCTGCTCCGGCACCGGTGGCTCCGTTGGCCGCAGGTCCGGATGCCGCGACGCCTGCAGCTCCTGCGGCAGGCCCGCCGCCGGCACCTGCCGCACCTGCTGCTGCACCGTCGGCCGCTCCGGCCAAGCCCAACCAGCCGGCCGCTCCGGCTGCCGCGCCGGCCCCGGCACCTGCCCCGAAGCCTGAGGGCAGCCGCCTGGCGCAGCCGCCGCAGGCCTTCAATGCGCTGCTGCAGGGGGACCGCGCATGA
- a CDS encoding type 4a pilus biogenesis protein PilO, giving the protein MSQKIDIKNLDFNDIGNWPQKAKIVFCSLLALVIMFVAWMLLISGKREELAGLESKEVELRTEFTKQQERAVNLGPLKQQLAQMEQVLQQMLRQLPSKTEMPDLIIDISQTALSSGLTNELFEPEQEQIKEFYAEKPIKLRMVGSYHQFGAFVSGVASLPRVVILTMHDINLKPKEKTGGNVRSGALELSGTVKTYRYLDETEVQAQQAADAGKEGKK; this is encoded by the coding sequence ATGAGCCAGAAGATCGACATCAAGAACCTGGATTTCAACGACATCGGCAACTGGCCGCAGAAGGCCAAGATCGTCTTCTGCTCGTTGCTGGCGCTGGTCATCATGTTCGTGGCGTGGATGCTGCTGATCAGCGGCAAGCGCGAGGAACTGGCCGGCCTGGAATCGAAGGAAGTCGAGTTGCGCACCGAGTTCACCAAGCAGCAGGAACGCGCGGTGAACCTGGGGCCGCTGAAGCAGCAGCTGGCGCAGATGGAGCAGGTGCTGCAGCAGATGCTGCGGCAGCTGCCGAGCAAGACCGAAATGCCCGACCTGATCATCGACATCTCGCAGACCGCGCTGTCCAGCGGCCTGACCAATGAGCTGTTCGAACCGGAGCAGGAGCAGATCAAGGAGTTCTACGCCGAAAAGCCGATCAAGCTGCGCATGGTGGGCAGTTACCACCAGTTCGGCGCGTTCGTCAGTGGCGTGGCCTCGCTGCCGCGGGTGGTGATCCTGACCATGCATGACATCAACCTCAAGCCCAAGGAAAAGACCGGCGGCAACGTCCGCAGCGGTGCACTGGAACTGTCCGGTACGGTCAAGACCTACCGCTACCTGGACGAGACCGAAGTGCAGGCGCAGCAGGCGGCCGACGCTGGCAAGGAGGGCAAGAAGTGA